One Methylobacterium oryzae DNA window includes the following coding sequences:
- a CDS encoding DUF1192 domain-containing protein, with amino-acid sequence MRDDDDRPRKAVAHEIGQPLDTLSLGDLDERVALLRAEIARLEAARAAKQAAQGAADAFFKRG; translated from the coding sequence GTGCGGGACGACGACGACCGGCCGCGCAAGGCCGTGGCCCACGAGATCGGGCAGCCCCTCGACACGCTCTCGCTCGGGGATCTCGACGAGCGCGTCGCGCTCCTGCGCGCCGAGATCGCCCGGCTCGAGGCGGCGCGGGCCGCCAAGCAGGCGGCGCAGGGCGCGGCCGACGCGTTCTTCAAGCGGGGCTGA
- a CDS encoding phosphopentomutase: MARALIIVLDSVGIGGAPDADTYGDAGSDTLGHIAERCTEGRGDRAGLRAGPLRLPHLAELGLGLAAAGASGRIPPHLAPAGPPRGAYGHAVETAAGKDTPSGHWEIAGLPLTEPWGHFPETRPAFPAELIRALVAEGGLPGILGDCHAPGVAIIDALGAEHLRTGRPICYTSADSVFQIAAHEEAFGLERLYDLCRVARRLCDPYRVCRVIARPFVGSPEAGFRRTGNRKDLAVAPPGRTLLDRAEAAGRAVVSVGKIGDIFAHRATGREIRPGPNAACVTAGLDALATLPEGGLIFVNLVDFDTEHGHRRDVPGYAAELEAFDARIPEILAALAPGDLAVITADHGNDPTWTGTDHTREQVPVLAFGPGVAGRPIGRRETFADIGATVAAHLGLAWDGAGTPFL; encoded by the coding sequence GTGGCGCGCGCGCTCATCATCGTCCTCGATTCCGTGGGCATCGGCGGGGCCCCGGACGCGGACACGTATGGCGATGCCGGGTCCGACACGCTGGGGCACATCGCCGAGCGCTGCACGGAGGGCCGCGGCGACCGGGCGGGGCTGCGCGCGGGCCCCCTGCGCCTGCCCCACCTCGCCGAACTCGGGCTCGGCCTGGCGGCCGCCGGGGCCTCGGGCCGGATCCCGCCGCACCTCGCCCCGGCCGGCCCGCCGCGCGGCGCCTACGGCCACGCGGTGGAGACGGCCGCCGGCAAGGACACGCCCTCCGGCCACTGGGAGATCGCCGGCCTGCCCCTGACCGAGCCCTGGGGGCATTTCCCCGAGACCCGGCCGGCCTTCCCGGCGGAGCTGATCCGCGCGCTCGTCGCCGAGGGCGGCCTCCCGGGCATCCTGGGCGACTGCCACGCGCCCGGGGTCGCGATCATCGACGCGCTGGGCGCCGAGCATCTCCGGACCGGCCGGCCGATCTGCTACACCTCGGCCGACAGCGTGTTCCAGATCGCCGCCCACGAGGAGGCGTTCGGGCTGGAGCGGCTCTACGACCTGTGCCGGGTGGCGCGCCGCCTGTGCGACCCCTACCGCGTCTGCCGGGTGATCGCCCGGCCGTTCGTGGGCTCGCCGGAGGCGGGCTTCCGCCGGACCGGCAACCGCAAGGATCTCGCCGTCGCCCCGCCCGGGCGCACGCTGCTCGACCGCGCCGAGGCGGCCGGCCGCGCGGTCGTGAGCGTCGGCAAAATCGGCGACATCTTCGCCCACCGCGCCACCGGGCGCGAGATCAGGCCGGGCCCGAACGCGGCCTGCGTGACGGCGGGGCTCGACGCGCTGGCGACGCTGCCGGAGGGCGGCCTGATCTTCGTCAACCTCGTCGATTTCGACACGGAGCACGGCCACCGCCGCGACGTGCCGGGCTACGCCGCGGAGCTGGAGGCGTTCGACGCGCGGATCCCCGAGATCCTGGCGGCGCTGGCGCCGGGCGACCTCGCGGTGATCACGGCCGACCACGGCAACGATCCGACCTGGACCGGGACCGACCACACCCGCGAGCAGGTCCCAGTGCTGGCCTTCGGCCCCGGCGTGGCCGGCCGGCCGATCGGCCGGCGGGAGACCTTCGCGGATATCGGCGCCACCGTGGCGGCCCATCTCGGCCTCGCCTGGGACGGGGCCGGAACACCGTTCCTGTAG
- a CDS encoding alpha/beta hydrolase: MTRLLTALASLLCLGLAAFGFTAASPLALFDAIGPRDPGGRLAAKDQPFGEGPRRRLDVYVPTAGAENAPVLVFFYGGSWQSGAKDDYAFVGHALAAQGFVTVLPDYRLYPEAPFPGFLEDGAEAIAWVRDNIAGYGGDPRRIVLAGHSAGAYNAVMLGLDPRYVIAAGVDPKVIKAVAGLSGPYDFLPFDQDTTVKVFGKAPDSEATQPVAFVGPLSPPAFLATGDADTVVKPRHTVSLAAKLRAEHVPVQERLYPGLDHKDTLLALSVTFRSKAPELAEMASFLMRQSAGRSQYTMRR; encoded by the coding sequence ATGACACGTCTCCTCACCGCGCTCGCTAGCCTCCTCTGCCTCGGGCTCGCCGCGTTCGGCTTCACCGCTGCCTCGCCGCTCGCGCTGTTCGACGCGATCGGCCCGCGCGATCCGGGGGGTCGGCTCGCCGCGAAGGACCAGCCCTTCGGCGAGGGTCCGCGGCGGCGGCTCGACGTCTACGTTCCCACCGCGGGCGCCGAGAACGCGCCGGTCCTGGTGTTCTTCTACGGCGGCTCCTGGCAGAGCGGCGCCAAGGACGACTACGCCTTCGTCGGGCACGCCCTCGCGGCGCAGGGTTTCGTCACGGTGCTGCCCGATTACCGGCTCTACCCGGAGGCGCCGTTCCCCGGCTTCCTCGAGGACGGCGCCGAGGCCATCGCGTGGGTGCGCGACAACATCGCCGGATACGGCGGCGACCCGCGCCGCATCGTGCTCGCCGGCCACTCGGCGGGCGCCTACAACGCCGTGATGCTCGGCCTCGACCCGCGCTACGTGATCGCCGCCGGGGTCGATCCCAAGGTGATCAAGGCCGTCGCCGGCCTGTCCGGCCCCTACGACTTCCTGCCGTTCGACCAGGACACCACCGTCAAGGTGTTCGGCAAGGCGCCCGATTCGGAGGCCACGCAGCCCGTCGCCTTCGTGGGCCCGCTCTCGCCCCCCGCCTTCCTGGCGACCGGCGACGCCGACACCGTGGTGAAGCCGCGGCACACGGTCAGCCTCGCCGCCAAGCTGCGGGCCGAGCACGTCCCGGTCCAGGAGCGGCTCTACCCGGGCCTCGACCACAAGGACACGCTGCTGGCGCTGTCCGTCACCTTCCGCTCGAAGGCGCCGGAACTGGCCGAGATGGCGTCCTTCCTGATGCGGCAATCCGCCGGCCGCTCGCAGTACACGATGCGGCGCTGA
- a CDS encoding leucine-rich repeat-containing protein kinase family protein produces MDRRETLAALRRGDLGGARELRLPDGLTEVPREVFALADTLEVLDLGRGSLTDLPDDLGRLHRLRVLFCSGNPFARLPPVLGACPALSQLGFRGCGIREVPGESLPRDLRWLTLTDNAIAELPAALGERPRLQKLMLAGNRLSALPDSLSGAGNLELIRLACNRLAALPPWLARLPRLAWIAYAGNPAEPATAPVAAPAVPWADLAVGDLLGEGASGRVHRARWRGPAGGEDVALKLFKGAMTSDGLPEREMEACLAAGTHPALTGALGRLEGHPDGVRGLLLRLLPAHWRALAGPPSLASCSRDVYDPDLRLGADTVLRIARAVAEAVAHLHGRGLLHGDVYAHNTLWDAGTGAAVLSDFGAASALPDGPLGAALARVEVRAVGILIGELLDRCAALPDSLCALAQACTGPDPDGRPGLGAVIAEIGRLQA; encoded by the coding sequence TTGGACCGGCGCGAAACCCTCGCTGCCCTGCGGCGCGGCGATCTCGGCGGCGCGCGCGAGCTGCGGCTGCCCGACGGCCTGACGGAGGTGCCGCGCGAGGTCTTCGCCCTCGCCGACACCCTCGAGGTGCTCGATCTCGGCCGGGGCAGCCTCACCGACCTGCCGGACGATCTCGGCCGCCTGCACCGTCTGCGCGTGCTGTTCTGCTCCGGCAACCCGTTCGCGCGCCTGCCGCCGGTGCTCGGCGCCTGCCCGGCGCTGAGCCAGCTGGGCTTCCGCGGCTGCGGCATCCGCGAGGTACCGGGGGAGTCGCTGCCGCGCGACCTGCGCTGGCTGACCCTGACCGACAACGCGATCGCGGAGCTGCCCGCCGCCCTCGGCGAGCGGCCGCGCCTGCAGAAGCTGATGCTGGCGGGCAACCGGCTCTCCGCGCTGCCCGACAGCCTGTCGGGGGCGGGCAACCTCGAGCTGATCCGGCTCGCCTGCAATCGCCTCGCGGCGCTCCCGCCCTGGCTCGCGCGCCTGCCCCGCCTCGCCTGGATCGCCTATGCCGGCAACCCCGCCGAGCCGGCGACGGCGCCGGTCGCGGCCCCCGCGGTGCCGTGGGCCGACCTCGCCGTCGGCGACCTGCTCGGCGAGGGCGCCTCGGGGCGGGTCCACCGGGCGCGGTGGCGGGGGCCGGCCGGCGGGGAGGACGTGGCCCTGAAGCTGTTCAAGGGCGCGATGACCAGCGACGGCCTGCCCGAGCGGGAGATGGAGGCCTGCCTCGCCGCCGGGACGCACCCGGCCCTCACGGGCGCGCTCGGCCGGCTCGAGGGCCATCCCGACGGTGTCCGCGGCCTGCTGCTCCGGCTCCTGCCGGCGCACTGGCGCGCGCTCGCCGGGCCACCGAGCCTCGCGAGCTGCAGCCGCGACGTCTACGACCCGGACCTGCGCCTCGGCGCCGACACGGTCCTGCGGATCGCCCGCGCCGTGGCCGAGGCGGTGGCGCACCTGCACGGGCGGGGCCTGCTGCACGGCGACGTCTACGCCCACAACACGCTCTGGGATGCCGGGACCGGCGCGGCCGTGCTCAGCGACTTCGGCGCCGCCTCGGCCCTGCCGGACGGGCCGCTCGGCGCGGCCCTGGCGCGGGTCGAGGTCCGCGCCGTCGGCATCCTGATCGGCGAGCTGCTCGACCGATGCGCGGCGCTGCCGGACTCCCTGTGCGCCCTGGCGCAGGCCTGCACCGGGCCGGATCCCGACGGGCGGCCGGGCCTCGGGGCGGTGATCGCCGAGATCGGGCGGCTCCAGGCCTGA
- a CDS encoding O-antigen ligase family protein: MASADAAIGIPADGRQRGVAGRDVPDVLRVLLNGAVFVLLWNHVWLKDLSDRSMLAASEDGSLLTQILFLSAGAAMAAAIHRIGVRHLRPLVTRPLVLCALWLGATALLSVEPSLSLRRLALFAIAAMLSAGVLIVARSPRQLALTMAGSALVIVLASYLAVAFVPNLAIHSAFDVNSDPSHPGLWRGIFPQKNEAGAAMVILVIVGLYVARVASRVLGWAIVLLAAGFLVASGSKTAILLLPVILAVTGLCQVLTGGFLRRLLLLGPVIGFSLISIGSVLAPPIQEAVGSLLTDATFTGRSEIWQFAIDNIMIRPWRGWGIGAFWMTERTMYAGSEALTWVNTVDHAHNAYLDTALIGGLPFLALTVVAFVLAPVRDLQRVAGGTRLDAETLLFLRLWFLGLVSASFETVLYNGNNATCCMFMMAVFGLRLRTRYAVVAG; the protein is encoded by the coding sequence ATGGCTTCTGCGGACGCGGCGATCGGGATCCCGGCCGACGGGCGGCAGCGCGGCGTCGCGGGCCGCGACGTGCCGGACGTTCTGCGCGTGCTCCTGAACGGGGCCGTCTTCGTCCTGCTCTGGAACCACGTCTGGCTGAAGGACCTGTCCGACCGGTCGATGCTCGCGGCCTCCGAGGACGGCAGCCTGCTGACGCAGATCCTGTTCCTCAGCGCCGGCGCCGCCATGGCGGCGGCGATCCACCGGATCGGCGTGCGCCACCTCCGCCCCCTGGTGACCCGCCCCCTCGTGCTCTGCGCCCTCTGGCTCGGGGCGACGGCGCTGCTCTCCGTCGAGCCGAGCCTGTCGCTGCGGCGGCTCGCGCTCTTCGCCATCGCGGCGATGCTCTCGGCGGGCGTGCTGATCGTGGCCCGCTCGCCCCGCCAGCTGGCGCTGACCATGGCCGGGTCCGCCCTGGTCATCGTGCTCGCCTCCTACCTCGCGGTCGCCTTCGTGCCGAACCTCGCGATCCACTCGGCCTTCGACGTCAATTCCGATCCGAGCCACCCGGGCCTCTGGCGCGGGATCTTCCCGCAGAAGAACGAGGCCGGCGCCGCCATGGTGATCCTGGTGATCGTGGGCCTCTACGTCGCCAGGGTGGCGAGCCGCGTCCTCGGCTGGGCGATCGTGCTCCTGGCGGCCGGGTTCCTGGTGGCGAGCGGCTCCAAGACCGCGATCCTGCTCCTGCCGGTGATCCTCGCCGTGACCGGCCTGTGCCAGGTCCTGACCGGCGGGTTCCTGCGCCGCCTGCTGCTCCTCGGCCCGGTGATCGGGTTCTCGCTGATCTCGATCGGCTCGGTGCTGGCGCCGCCGATCCAGGAGGCGGTGGGGTCGCTGCTCACCGACGCGACCTTCACGGGCCGCAGCGAGATCTGGCAGTTCGCCATCGACAACATCATGATCCGGCCCTGGCGCGGCTGGGGGATCGGCGCCTTCTGGATGACTGAGCGGACCATGTATGCCGGCTCCGAGGCGCTGACCTGGGTCAACACCGTCGACCACGCCCACAACGCCTATCTCGACACCGCGCTGATCGGCGGACTGCCGTTCCTCGCCCTGACCGTGGTGGCCTTCGTGCTCGCCCCGGTGCGCGACCTGCAGCGCGTGGCCGGCGGGACGCGCCTCGACGCGGAGACCCTGCTGTTCCTGAGGCTGTGGTTCCTCGGGCTGGTCTCGGCCTCCTTCGAGACGGTGCTCTACAACGGCAACAACGCCACCTGCTGCATGTTCATGATGGCGGTGTTCGGCCTGCGCCTGCGCACCCGCTACGCCGTCGTGGCGGGCTGA
- a CDS encoding PQQ-binding-like beta-propeller repeat protein produces MSRWIGAALLACLAGTAALSTASAAETPWPAFGHDPSNRNFSELTQINRDTVGRLRPAWIFQTGITGYFQAQPVMVDGTLYVSTTQNNVAALDAKTGKPLWTYTHKPRTEKIFGPPSNRGVAVSGGLVFEATMDGQLIALDARTGRIVWEKEAVRPEEGETETASGLAATLGGKPVQGSSRLGFKMPPLVADGLVIVGVTGAGYGLHIEDEAGGLDGGSVVGIEGGYGRRGWLAAYDARTGEERWRWYVTPSEGWEGGFVEKTADGTPLHRDIAAEKAAAPANRDAWRVGGGSLWMTPAYDPDLGLIFLGTGNPAPQNFGLSRPGDNLYTMCLVALDVKTGKLRWYYQQVPHDEWGYDVAAPPFLLDMPGGARAVASASKTGWIYVHDRATGKLLARSAPLIEQKNLFAPPTPQGTVVAPGPLGAVSWPPTAYDGTRAYVQVRHGATTYTVKTVPAAAGRPEIRYTETGEARGEPSFSTLTAVDLADGGRIAWSVRGASRLSGGTLATAGGLVFSGEEDGHLDAHDARDGRILWRFQCGAGISGPAMTYALDGKQYVAVAAGGASFTRASGFGTGDALLVFALPD; encoded by the coding sequence TTGTCGCGATGGATCGGGGCCGCCCTGCTGGCCTGCCTTGCCGGAACCGCCGCCCTGAGTACGGCCTCCGCCGCCGAGACGCCCTGGCCGGCCTTCGGGCACGACCCGAGCAACCGCAACTTCTCCGAGCTGACCCAGATCAACCGCGACACGGTCGGCCGGCTGCGCCCCGCCTGGATCTTCCAGACCGGGATCACCGGCTACTTCCAGGCCCAGCCGGTGATGGTGGACGGCACCCTCTACGTCTCCACGACGCAGAACAACGTCGCCGCCCTCGACGCGAAGACCGGCAAGCCGCTCTGGACCTACACCCACAAGCCGCGCACCGAGAAGATCTTCGGCCCGCCCTCCAACCGCGGGGTCGCGGTGTCGGGGGGCCTCGTCTTCGAGGCGACCATGGACGGGCAGCTCATCGCCCTGGACGCCAGGACCGGCCGGATCGTCTGGGAGAAGGAGGCGGTGCGCCCGGAGGAGGGTGAGACCGAGACCGCCTCGGGCCTGGCCGCGACCCTCGGCGGCAAGCCCGTCCAGGGTTCGAGCCGCCTCGGCTTCAAGATGCCGCCGCTCGTCGCCGACGGGCTCGTCATCGTCGGCGTCACCGGCGCCGGCTACGGCCTCCACATCGAGGACGAGGCGGGCGGCCTCGACGGCGGCTCGGTGGTCGGCATCGAGGGCGGATACGGGCGGCGCGGCTGGCTCGCGGCCTACGACGCGAGGACCGGCGAGGAACGATGGCGCTGGTACGTCACGCCCTCGGAGGGCTGGGAGGGCGGCTTCGTGGAGAAGACCGCCGACGGCACGCCGCTCCACCGCGACATCGCCGCCGAGAAGGCGGCGGCGCCCGCCAACCGCGACGCCTGGCGGGTGGGCGGCGGCTCCCTCTGGATGACGCCCGCCTACGACCCCGATCTCGGCCTGATCTTCCTCGGCACCGGCAACCCGGCGCCGCAGAATTTCGGCCTGTCGCGCCCGGGGGACAATCTCTACACGATGTGCCTCGTCGCCCTCGACGTGAAGACCGGGAAGCTGCGCTGGTACTACCAGCAGGTGCCGCACGACGAGTGGGGCTACGACGTCGCCGCGCCGCCCTTCCTGCTGGACATGCCGGGCGGCGCCAGGGCGGTGGCCTCGGCGAGCAAGACCGGCTGGATCTACGTCCACGACCGCGCCACGGGGAAGCTGCTCGCGCGCTCGGCCCCGCTGATCGAGCAGAAGAACCTGTTCGCGCCGCCGACCCCGCAGGGCACAGTGGTGGCGCCCGGCCCGCTCGGCGCGGTCTCGTGGCCGCCCACCGCCTATGACGGGACGCGCGCCTACGTGCAGGTCCGCCACGGGGCGACGACCTACACGGTGAAGACCGTGCCGGCCGCCGCGGGGCGTCCGGAGATCCGCTACACGGAGACCGGGGAGGCCAGGGGCGAGCCGTCCTTCAGCACGCTCACGGCCGTCGATCTCGCGGACGGCGGCCGGATCGCGTGGTCGGTGCGCGGCGCGAGCCGCCTCTCCGGGGGCACCCTGGCGACCGCCGGCGGGCTCGTCTTCTCGGGCGAGGAGGACGGCCATCTCGACGCCCACGACGCGCGGGATGGCCGGATTCTCTGGCGCTTCCAGTGCGGGGCCGGCATCAGCGGGCCGGCGATGACCTACGCACTGGACGGCAAGCAGTACGTCGCGGTGGCGGCGGGCGGCGCCTCATTCACCAGGGCGTCGGGCTTCGGCACCGGCGACGCGCTGCTGGTCTTCGCACTGCCCGATTGA
- a CDS encoding cysteine hydrolase family protein, with protein sequence MSDPATLRGLSGLSPAPAPLRGSALVMIDLQQTYREGVMRLDGVEPALREAAALLRRARDAGIPVIHVRHDAGPGSPYDVTAPIGQISPEVAPQGDEPVITKAYPSSFVGTDLQARLEQIGVKDVVLAGFMTHMCVNSTARSAFNLGFRPTVVAAATATRDLPGPDGAVVPAAQLQAASLAALGDLFAVVARGQGDIPD encoded by the coding sequence ATGTCCGATCCGGCAACCCTGCGCGGCCTGTCCGGCCTGAGCCCCGCGCCGGCCCCGCTCAGGGGCTCGGCGCTCGTGATGATCGACCTGCAGCAGACCTACCGGGAGGGCGTGATGCGGCTCGACGGCGTCGAGCCCGCGCTCCGGGAGGCGGCGGCGCTCCTGCGACGGGCGCGCGACGCCGGCATCCCGGTGATCCATGTCCGCCACGATGCCGGGCCGGGCTCGCCCTACGACGTGACCGCCCCGATCGGCCAGATCAGCCCGGAAGTGGCGCCGCAGGGCGACGAGCCGGTGATCACCAAGGCCTATCCGAGTTCCTTCGTGGGCACCGACCTCCAGGCGCGGCTCGAGCAGATCGGCGTGAAGGACGTCGTCCTGGCGGGCTTCATGACGCATATGTGCGTCAACTCCACCGCCCGGAGCGCCTTCAACCTCGGATTCCGCCCCACCGTCGTGGCGGCCGCCACGGCGACGCGGGACCTGCCCGGGCCGGACGGCGCCGTGGTGCCGGCGGCCCAGCTCCAGGCCGCGAGCCTCGCGGCCCTCGGCGACCTGTTCGCCGTGGTCGCGCGCGGGCAGGGCGATATCCCCGACTGA
- a CDS encoding ABC transporter ATP-binding protein: MSEADPQPLLAVEDLSVAFRAREGETVAVDGVSFTIRRGETVALVGESGSGKSVTALAILRLLDPAARQDGRILFAGRDLARLPERAMRDVRGADITMVFQEPMTSLNPLHTIERQIGEVLGLHRGLAGKAARRRILELLELVGLRDAERRMGAYPHELSGGQRQRVMIAMALACEPDLLVADEPTTALDVTVQAQILALLADLQKRLGMAMLFITHDLGIVERIADRVCVMLKGKIVEAGATKAVFADPQHAYTRRLIASEPKGRANPVPADAAPLLEAGPLKVWFPLKSGLLRRVTGHVRAVDGVSLRVRTGETIGVVGESGSGKTTLGLALLRLTGSEGPIVFLGKAIDGYGAAQMRPLRKDMQVVFQDPYGSLSPRMSVADIVAEGLVVQGTARSRAERRAVVAKALTDVGLDPAAMDRYPHEFSGGQRQRIAIARAMVLNPRFVVLDEPTSALDRSVQAQIVTLLRDLQRERGLAYLFISHDLKVVRALANYVIVMQNGRVVEEGAAETIFANPQTPYTRALFKAAFALESDAPAELEPA; encoded by the coding sequence ATGTCAGAGGCCGATCCCCAGCCGCTCCTCGCCGTCGAGGACCTCTCCGTGGCGTTCCGCGCGCGGGAGGGCGAGACCGTGGCGGTCGACGGCGTCTCCTTCACCATCCGCCGCGGCGAGACCGTCGCGCTCGTGGGCGAATCGGGGTCCGGCAAGTCGGTGACCGCGCTGGCGATCCTGCGCCTCCTCGACCCCGCGGCCCGCCAGGACGGGCGGATCCTGTTCGCGGGCCGCGACCTCGCGCGGCTGCCCGAGCGGGCGATGCGGGACGTGCGCGGCGCCGACATCACCATGGTGTTCCAGGAGCCGATGACCTCGTTGAACCCGCTCCACACGATCGAGCGGCAGATCGGCGAGGTGCTCGGCCTGCACCGCGGCCTCGCCGGCAAGGCGGCCCGCCGCCGGATCCTGGAGCTTCTGGAACTCGTGGGCCTGCGCGACGCCGAGCGGCGCATGGGCGCCTACCCGCACGAGCTCTCCGGAGGCCAGCGCCAGCGCGTGATGATCGCCATGGCGCTCGCCTGCGAGCCGGACCTCCTGGTCGCCGACGAGCCGACCACGGCCCTCGACGTGACCGTGCAGGCGCAGATCCTGGCGCTGCTCGCCGACCTGCAGAAGCGCCTCGGCATGGCGATGCTGTTCATCACCCACGATCTCGGCATCGTCGAGCGGATCGCCGACCGCGTCTGCGTGATGCTGAAGGGCAAGATCGTGGAGGCCGGCGCCACCAAGGCCGTCTTCGCGGATCCGCAGCACGCCTACACGCGCCGCCTGATCGCCTCCGAGCCGAAGGGCCGGGCCAACCCCGTCCCGGCCGACGCCGCCCCGCTCCTGGAGGCCGGCCCCCTGAAGGTCTGGTTCCCGCTGAAGTCGGGCCTGCTCCGGCGCGTCACCGGCCACGTCAGGGCCGTGGACGGCGTCTCCCTGCGGGTCCGGACCGGCGAAACCATCGGCGTCGTGGGCGAGTCCGGGTCGGGCAAGACCACCCTCGGCCTCGCCCTCCTGCGGCTCACGGGCTCGGAGGGCCCGATCGTCTTCCTCGGCAAGGCGATCGACGGCTACGGCGCGGCGCAGATGCGCCCGCTGCGGAAGGACATGCAGGTCGTCTTCCAGGATCCCTACGGCTCCCTGTCGCCGCGCATGTCGGTGGCCGACATCGTCGCCGAGGGACTGGTGGTCCAGGGCACGGCGCGCTCCCGAGCGGAGCGCCGGGCCGTGGTCGCCAAGGCGCTCACCGATGTCGGGCTCGATCCGGCCGCCATGGACCGCTACCCGCACGAGTTCTCCGGCGGCCAGCGCCAGCGCATCGCCATCGCGCGGGCGATGGTGCTCAATCCCCGCTTCGTCGTCCTCGACGAGCCGACCTCGGCCCTCGACCGCTCAGTCCAGGCGCAGATCGTGACCCTGCTGCGCGACCTCCAGCGCGAGCGCGGCCTCGCCTACCTGTTCATCAGCCACGACCTGAAGGTGGTGCGGGCGCTCGCCAACTACGTGATCGTCATGCAGAACGGCCGCGTGGTCGAGGAGGGCGCCGCGGAGACGATCTTCGCGAACCCACAGACCCCCTACACCCGCGCCCTGTTCAAGGCCGCCTTCGCCCTCGAGAGCGACGCCCCCGCCGAGCTGGAGCCCGCCTGA
- a CDS encoding lytic transglycosylase domain-containing protein has protein sequence MRGVTAPPLRLGALLIALACAQPAAAAPSEGATETVEQALCRLIDDSAKARGLPVPFLTRLIWRESSFRVGVVSPAGAQGVAQFMPGTARERGLLDPFDPEQAIPHAAHLLADLRTQFGNLGLAAAAYNGGAARVSKWLAGDGGLPAETRAYVANITGQPVDDWRTGPGKAIEFPEGGAPAKSDGRSDNKSEAKGEKDATDQKEAKGEAKRETKPEAPQTCLQVTASLRVPSRGDRFALGLNEGPAAPWGIQLAGNFSKALALQSFNRARSAYAGVIGEVRPMIIGTRLRNRGTRAFYRIRIPAQSRQAADDLCGRIRKVGGACFVLRT, from the coding sequence ATGCGCGGCGTGACCGCCCCGCCCCTGCGCCTCGGCGCGCTGCTCATCGCCCTCGCCTGCGCGCAGCCGGCCGCGGCCGCCCCGTCCGAGGGGGCGACCGAGACCGTCGAGCAGGCCCTGTGCCGCCTCATCGACGACTCGGCTAAGGCCCGCGGCCTGCCGGTACCGTTCCTGACGCGCCTGATCTGGCGCGAGAGCAGTTTTCGCGTCGGGGTGGTGAGTCCGGCCGGCGCGCAGGGCGTCGCGCAGTTCATGCCCGGGACCGCCCGGGAGCGCGGCCTCCTCGACCCGTTCGATCCCGAGCAGGCGATCCCGCACGCGGCCCACCTGCTCGCCGACCTGAGGACCCAGTTCGGCAATCTGGGCCTCGCCGCCGCGGCCTATAACGGCGGCGCCGCGCGGGTGAGCAAGTGGCTCGCCGGCGACGGCGGCCTGCCCGCCGAGACGCGGGCCTACGTGGCCAACATCACCGGCCAGCCGGTGGACGACTGGCGGACCGGCCCCGGCAAGGCGATCGAGTTCCCGGAGGGCGGCGCGCCCGCCAAGTCCGACGGCAGGTCCGACAACAAGTCCGAGGCGAAGGGTGAGAAGGACGCGACGGACCAGAAGGAGGCCAAGGGGGAGGCCAAGAGGGAGACCAAGCCGGAAGCGCCGCAGACCTGCCTGCAGGTCACCGCCAGCCTGCGCGTCCCGTCGCGCGGCGACCGCTTCGCCCTCGGCCTCAACGAGGGGCCGGCCGCCCCCTGGGGCATCCAGCTCGCCGGCAACTTCTCCAAGGCTCTGGCGCTGCAGAGCTTCAACCGCGCGCGGAGCGCCTACGCGGGGGTGATCGGCGAGGTGCGGCCGATGATCATCGGCACGCGCCTGCGCAACCGCGGGACCCGCGCCTTCTACCGGATCCGCATCCCGGCTCAGAGCCGGCAGGCGGCCGACGACCTGTGCGGCCGCATCCGCAAGGTCGGCGGCGCCTGCTTCGTGCTGCGGACCTGA
- a CDS encoding DUF6468 domain-containing protein — protein MSLFVTLAADILVAVLLAATIVTSLRLSRRIGQMKGDEAALRQTIGDLMVATGTAERAIAGLRAAIDEGDRTLNASLETATIRAGELRLQVEAGEGVITRIGAIVAQMRAVPVRPEPAPEPRPAPQAVPEPTRAPEIPAERRPEHASPNGERLGVAAAAALAMSERALARVRARAA, from the coding sequence ATGAGTCTCTTCGTCACCCTCGCGGCCGACATCCTGGTCGCCGTCCTCCTGGCGGCGACCATCGTCACGTCCCTCCGGCTCTCGCGCCGCATCGGCCAGATGAAGGGCGACGAGGCCGCCCTCCGCCAGACCATCGGCGACCTGATGGTGGCGACCGGCACGGCCGAGCGGGCCATCGCGGGCCTGCGGGCGGCGATCGACGAGGGCGACCGCACCCTGAACGCGAGCCTGGAGACCGCCACGATCCGCGCCGGCGAGCTGCGGCTGCAGGTCGAGGCCGGCGAGGGCGTGATCACCCGCATCGGGGCCATCGTGGCGCAGATGCGCGCCGTGCCGGTCCGTCCCGAGCCCGCGCCCGAACCGAGGCCCGCGCCGCAGGCGGTCCCCGAGCCGACGCGCGCGCCGGAGATCCCGGCCGAGCGCCGGCCGGAGCACGCCAGTCCGAACGGGGAGCGCCTCGGCGTGGCGGCCGCGGCGGCGCTGGCCATGAGCGAGCGCGCCCTCGCCCGCGTCCGGGCGCGCGCCGCGTGA